In one Streptomyces venezuelae genomic region, the following are encoded:
- a CDS encoding response regulator, whose amino-acid sequence MTIRVLLVDDQPLVRTALSMVITEAPDIEVAGEAATGDEAVGLCAELRPDVVVMDIRMPGMDGIEATRLITSGATPAHVVVLTTFDDDDYLYGALRAGAAGFLVKDMALDDILAAVRTVATGDGLIAPSVTRRLIKEFAGRPETAPPREVSISGITDREREVLTLVGRGLSNTEIAAELCLSVATAKTYLTRLLAKLDARDRVQLVIIAYEKGLVSTAS is encoded by the coding sequence GTGACGATCCGCGTCCTGCTGGTCGACGACCAGCCCCTGGTCCGCACCGCCCTGAGCATGGTCATCACCGAGGCCCCGGACATCGAGGTCGCGGGCGAGGCGGCCACCGGCGACGAGGCGGTCGGGCTCTGCGCCGAACTGCGCCCGGACGTCGTGGTGATGGACATCCGGATGCCCGGCATGGACGGCATCGAGGCGACCCGCCTGATCACGTCGGGCGCCACACCCGCGCACGTCGTCGTCCTGACCACGTTCGACGACGACGATTACCTGTACGGGGCGCTGCGCGCGGGCGCCGCCGGATTCCTCGTCAAGGACATGGCCCTGGACGACATCCTCGCGGCGGTGCGCACCGTCGCGACCGGCGACGGGCTCATCGCGCCGAGCGTCACGCGTCGCCTGATCAAAGAGTTCGCGGGACGCCCCGAGACCGCGCCGCCGCGTGAGGTGTCGATCTCCGGCATCACGGACCGCGAGCGCGAGGTGCTCACCCTGGTGGGCCGGGGCCTCTCCAACACCGAGATAGCCGCCGAGCTCTGTCTGAGCGTCGCCACGGCGAAGACGTATCTGACCCGGCTCCTGGCGAAGCTCGACGCCAGGGACCGGGTGCAGCTGGTGATCATCGCGTACGAGAAGGGGCTGGTGTCGACGGCGTCCTGA
- a CDS encoding MarR family winged helix-turn-helix transcriptional regulator, with protein MDSETSVRGGQDAATHAAREVIELLEVLWSRGRDIAPTAPVSSSQLRVLYVLDGAQGINLRTLGECLGSAPSSVSRMCDRLHALGFIERSLSSASRRELELRLSSRGKNYLNELRARRESALLDAISAMRPAERSALVRGLSGFQRAVEDTAPGRRPPARDGTAESA; from the coding sequence ATGGACTCCGAAACTTCCGTCAGGGGCGGTCAGGATGCGGCCACGCATGCTGCCCGGGAAGTCATCGAATTGCTCGAGGTGCTGTGGAGCAGGGGCAGGGACATCGCCCCGACGGCACCCGTTTCGTCGTCGCAGCTGCGTGTGCTGTACGTCCTGGACGGCGCTCAGGGCATCAACCTGAGGACACTCGGCGAGTGTCTGGGGTCGGCGCCGTCTTCGGTGAGTCGTATGTGTGACCGCCTTCATGCCCTGGGCTTCATTGAGCGATCTCTCAGTTCAGCCAGCCGTCGCGAGCTCGAACTGCGCTTGTCGAGCCGGGGCAAAAATTACCTCAACGAGCTGCGGGCCCGCCGGGAGAGTGCGTTGCTTGACGCCATTTCGGCGATGCGCCCGGCGGAGCGCTCCGCGCTGGTGCGCGGTCTGAGCGGCTTCCAGCGGGCGGTAGAGGACACCGCTCCCGGGCGGCGGCCCCCCGCGCGGGACGGCACCGCCGAGTCCGCTTGA
- a CDS encoding PRC-barrel domain-containing protein: MTSSVPAALMAASELTKRPVVTLGGEAVAQVKDVVLDGAGGRIAGFTLAGRGLLSGPLRKSLPWAAVHALGVDAVMITSADALEDKSAVASWEEASGGLVRGARVLTDRGVQVGTVLDVVVEAGREGRVVGVEMSSTEAMGRHERKVFLPLGDRPAMTGDTLMVPAQDTEHAVEELGELATALWRKRLAGPGGPGVPGEERIS; the protein is encoded by the coding sequence ATGACGTCGTCCGTCCCTGCGGCGCTGATGGCGGCGAGCGAGCTCACCAAGCGCCCGGTGGTCACCCTGGGCGGCGAGGCGGTCGCCCAGGTCAAGGATGTGGTGCTCGACGGCGCGGGCGGCCGGATCGCCGGGTTCACGCTGGCCGGCCGGGGGCTGCTGTCCGGTCCGCTGCGCAAGAGCCTGCCGTGGGCGGCGGTGCACGCCCTGGGTGTGGACGCCGTGATGATCACGTCGGCAGATGCCCTGGAGGACAAGTCGGCCGTCGCCTCCTGGGAGGAGGCGTCCGGCGGTCTCGTGCGCGGCGCGCGTGTGCTGACGGACCGGGGCGTGCAAGTGGGCACCGTCCTCGACGTGGTGGTCGAGGCGGGCCGCGAGGGCCGGGTGGTCGGCGTCGAGATGTCGTCCACGGAGGCGATGGGCCGGCACGAGCGGAAGGTGTTCCTGCCGCTCGGCGACCGCCCCGCCATGACCGGCGACACGTTGATGGTCCCGGCGCAGGACACCGAGCACGCCGTCGAGGAACTCGGCGAACTCGCCACGGCGTTGTGGCGCAAGCGGCTGGCGGGCCCCGGCGGGCCCGGCGTACCGGGTGAGGAGCGGATCTCGTGA
- a CDS encoding ATP-binding protein — MRTQRAPLTRPPETATFDKRPEAVADARDITRAFVAGLSPAVEDPNASSIELVVSELVTNVVRHARGTLCSLRLQARKDVVTIAVSDADPRPPQERTPDLQGNTGGFGWPMVQRLARVVTVTLDASSKTIRAELAR, encoded by the coding sequence ATGCGGACGCAGCGCGCACCGCTCACCCGACCGCCGGAAACGGCCACCTTCGACAAGAGACCCGAAGCGGTCGCCGACGCACGGGACATCACCCGGGCCTTCGTCGCCGGGCTCTCCCCGGCGGTGGAGGACCCGAACGCGTCGAGCATCGAGCTCGTCGTCTCCGAACTCGTCACCAACGTGGTCCGGCACGCCCGCGGCACCCTGTGCTCCCTGCGTCTGCAGGCCCGCAAGGACGTCGTCACGATCGCCGTCTCCGACGCGGACCCGCGGCCCCCGCAGGAGCGCACGCCCGATCTCCAGGGCAACACGGGCGGGTTCGGCTGGCCGATGGTGCAGCGCCTCGCCCGCGTGGTGACCGTGACCCTGGACGCGTCCAGCAAGACGATCCGGGCGGAACTGGCGCGGTAG
- a CDS encoding sensor histidine kinase, translating to MSATPLFPLLKHAPPGLWAAVSWCLGMVFAARAYFGLSWLPTSALPGPGPWEWLLVGVAVGTVVWAGRLLSRRPLVSLGLLTGSSYVATQAIGETAIGFLQYAAVDIAMGSVVATAARGTRVAALVLALCVQPVHALLRQLLGLPTHLPHTLTSSWSDWQTALLLAVVAWLVGDSVRRTRAYTERLGAQAAAQAVTAERLRIAREMHDTVAHSIGIIALQAGAAARVVETQPTAAREAMTAVEKAGRETLAGLRRMVVALRESESGGDREPGQEREPMPRGPAEGLADVDGIAASTTAAGVRVDVVWRGERRPLPADIDLSAFRIVQESVTNVVRHADTASCTVSVDYREKELTIEIEDSGRGGTGAARGPGHGAGYGLVGMRERVALLHGEFSAAPRPGGGFLVSATLPVPAAAGVR from the coding sequence ATGTCGGCCACCCCGTTGTTCCCCCTGCTCAAGCACGCGCCGCCCGGTCTGTGGGCGGCCGTCTCCTGGTGCCTGGGCATGGTCTTCGCCGCGCGTGCGTACTTCGGGCTCTCGTGGCTGCCGACGAGCGCGCTGCCGGGGCCCGGGCCGTGGGAGTGGCTGCTCGTGGGTGTCGCCGTCGGGACGGTGGTGTGGGCGGGCCGTCTGCTGAGCCGACGCCCCCTGGTGTCCCTGGGGTTGCTGACCGGCTCCTCGTACGTCGCGACCCAGGCGATCGGCGAGACGGCCATCGGCTTCCTGCAGTACGCGGCGGTGGACATCGCGATGGGCTCCGTCGTGGCGACCGCGGCGCGCGGCACCCGCGTCGCCGCCCTCGTCCTCGCCCTCTGCGTCCAGCCCGTCCACGCACTCCTCAGACAGCTGCTCGGGCTCCCCACCCACCTCCCGCACACCCTCACCTCCAGCTGGTCCGACTGGCAGACCGCACTCCTGCTCGCCGTCGTCGCCTGGCTGGTCGGCGACTCGGTGCGCAGGACCCGCGCCTACACCGAGCGGCTCGGCGCGCAGGCCGCCGCGCAGGCCGTCACCGCCGAACGGCTGCGCATCGCCCGGGAGATGCACGACACGGTGGCCCACAGCATCGGCATCATCGCGCTGCAGGCCGGCGCGGCGGCCCGGGTCGTCGAGACCCAGCCGACCGCGGCGCGCGAGGCGATGACCGCGGTCGAGAAGGCGGGCCGGGAGACGCTGGCCGGGCTGCGGCGGATGGTGGTCGCGCTGCGGGAGAGCGAGTCGGGCGGGGACCGCGAACCGGGCCAGGAGCGGGAGCCGATGCCGCGCGGGCCCGCCGAAGGCCTCGCCGACGTCGACGGGATCGCCGCGTCGACGACGGCCGCCGGCGTCCGCGTCGACGTCGTGTGGCGGGGCGAGCGGCGCCCGCTGCCCGCGGACATCGACCTGTCGGCGTTCCGCATCGTCCAGGAGTCCGTCACCAACGTGGTGCGGCACGCGGACACGGCGTCCTGCACGGTGTCCGTCGACTATCGCGAGAAGGAGCTCACCATCGAGATCGAGGACTCGGGACGGGGCGGCACAGGAGCGGCGCGCGGTCCGGGCCACGGCGCCGGATACGGCCTGGTCGGCATGCGTGAGCGGGTCGCCCTGCTGCACGGCGAGTTCAGCGCCGCCCCGCGCCCCGGCGGCGGCTTCCTGGTCAGCGCCACCCTGCCCGTGCCGGCCGCGGCAGGTGTCCGGTGA
- a CDS encoding PP2C family protein-serine/threonine phosphatase translates to MDRFLAVERALRTSAPHALLDTVRNALIGRYTACSVDLLMADYAMTILQPVDALPHTAAPVAINGSPEGRAFGAQQPHIETGADGEPVSVHLPVSVRGDRTGILSVRLPADACDADVVRELGDIAEVLGHEIVVAERDTDLYLQARRADRLTLAAEMQWQLLPGRSCSRPEYDIGAQLEPAYAIHGDNFDWSASADDLTLTVTNGMGEGIEAALLTSLAINALRNARRAGLSLTDQACLADQAVYGHYQGAVHLSMLLLRFDLATGETEIIDAGSPRMWRVRGGKAEPIELDAQLPLGMAEDTPYSAERFRAEPGDRLLFVSDGVYDVASPSGERYSERALTRAMTSTRLLPPSQVPRAVLHELSWHRGPTAADDDAMILCLDWRGRP, encoded by the coding sequence GTGGACAGATTCTTGGCTGTGGAGCGAGCCCTGCGCACCTCAGCACCGCACGCTCTTCTCGACACCGTGCGGAACGCGCTCATCGGCCGCTACACAGCCTGCTCGGTCGACCTGCTCATGGCCGACTACGCGATGACCATACTCCAACCGGTCGACGCGCTGCCCCACACCGCGGCGCCCGTCGCGATCAACGGCAGCCCCGAAGGACGCGCCTTCGGCGCCCAGCAGCCGCACATCGAGACCGGCGCCGACGGCGAACCCGTCTCCGTCCACCTCCCGGTGAGCGTGCGCGGCGACCGCACCGGCATCCTCAGCGTCCGCCTGCCCGCGGACGCCTGCGACGCCGACGTCGTGCGCGAGCTCGGCGACATCGCCGAGGTCCTCGGGCACGAGATCGTCGTGGCCGAACGGGACACCGACCTGTACCTCCAGGCACGGCGCGCCGACCGGCTCACCCTCGCCGCCGAGATGCAGTGGCAGCTGCTGCCCGGCCGCTCCTGCTCCCGCCCCGAGTACGACATCGGCGCCCAGCTCGAACCGGCGTACGCGATCCACGGCGACAACTTCGACTGGTCGGCCTCCGCCGACGATCTCACCCTCACCGTCACCAACGGCATGGGCGAGGGCATCGAGGCCGCGCTCCTCACCAGCCTGGCCATCAACGCGCTGCGCAACGCACGCCGGGCCGGACTCTCCCTCACCGACCAGGCCTGCCTGGCCGACCAGGCCGTCTACGGCCACTACCAGGGCGCCGTCCACCTCTCCATGCTGCTGCTGCGCTTCGACCTCGCCACGGGCGAGACGGAGATCATCGACGCGGGCTCCCCGCGGATGTGGCGCGTACGCGGCGGCAAGGCCGAACCCATAGAGCTGGACGCACAGCTTCCGCTCGGCATGGCCGAGGACACGCCGTACAGCGCGGAGCGCTTCCGCGCCGAGCCCGGCGACCGGCTGCTGTTCGTCAGCGACGGCGTCTACGACGTGGCGTCCCCGAGCGGCGAGCGCTACAGCGAGCGCGCCCTCACCCGGGCGATGACCAGCACCCGCCTCCTGCCGCCCTCGCAGGTCCCGCGCGCGGTGCTCCACGAGCTCTCCTGGCACCGCGGCCCCACCGCCGCCGACGACGACGCCATGATCCTCTGCCTGGACTGGCGGGGCCGCCCCTGA
- a CDS encoding PRC-barrel domain-containing protein — translation MLLSQAVGRPVVSSSDAAQVGTVAGLVLAPEEALITAVRLDGAKDGGDVVAWTDVHAVGPDAVVIGAASAARFASTDSSGSQDLLGKRLLTELGDAVGTLTDVAFDPESGRIDALHTSRGDRVPGHHLLGVGSYAVVVRV, via the coding sequence ATGCTGCTGAGCCAGGCCGTGGGCCGGCCCGTCGTGAGCTCGTCGGACGCCGCGCAGGTCGGCACGGTGGCCGGACTCGTCCTCGCGCCGGAGGAGGCCCTGATCACCGCGGTTCGGCTGGACGGGGCCAAGGACGGCGGCGACGTCGTGGCCTGGACGGATGTGCACGCGGTGGGGCCGGACGCGGTGGTCATAGGGGCGGCGTCGGCGGCCCGGTTCGCGTCCACGGACTCGTCCGGGAGCCAGGACCTGCTCGGCAAACGGCTGCTGACGGAGCTGGGCGACGCCGTCGGCACCCTCACCGACGTCGCCTTCGACCCGGAGTCCGGCCGCATAGACGCCCTCCACACCTCGCGCGGCGACCGCGTACCGGGCCACCACCTGCTCGGCGTCGGCTCGTACGCCGTGGTGGTACGCGTCTGA